The Halomicronema hongdechloris C2206 genome includes a window with the following:
- a CDS encoding response regulator, translated as MDKKHILIIDDEADIRESTQMCLEIIGEWEVSVASSGYEGLIKAAEEKPDIILLDVMMPGMDGLATLQKLRENSQTAQIPIILLTAKARSSEQRQFNQLDIVAVITKPYDPYSLSDRISEFL; from the coding sequence ATGGACAAAAAACACATTCTTATCATCGACGATGAGGCTGACATCCGAGAATCAACCCAGATGTGCCTAGAAATCATCGGGGAATGGGAAGTCAGTGTGGCAAGTTCTGGATATGAGGGATTGATCAAAGCCGCTGAAGAAAAACCTGACATCATTCTCCTAGATGTAATGATGCCGGGTATGGATGGCCTAGCTACCCTCCAAAAGCTGCGAGAAAATTCTCAAACCGCTCAAATCCCTATCATCCTCTTGACTGCAAAGGCTCGTTCCAGTGAGCAGCGGCAATTCAATCAGCTTGATATCGTCGCTGTGATTACAAAACCCTATGATCCCTATAGTTTATCGGATCGAATTTCTGAGTTTTTATAG